The genomic stretch CCTGCTCCCGGAATCGATGCAGGACATCGCGCCGCCGGACATTCACTTCCTGCCCTTGGCCGACCCGGATTGCTACAGCAGCGTCGCCCTCGCCTGCCGGCAAGATCCCAGCGCGCTGGTCGAGCAATTCGTTGAACACATCAGCCGGCCGACGTAGGGGATCGTGCATTGCGCGGGAGATTGGCTTTATCATGCGCCCCATGATTAAAGATCCCTTTGCAAGACTCGGCCTGGACCGCGAAGTCCTCACCGTCAGCCAACTCAATGGCCGCGCGCGGGTGCTGCTCGAAGACGTGTTCAGCAACATCTGGGTCGAAGGCGAAATCTCCAACCTCGCCCGCCCGGCATCGGGCCATGTGTACTTCACCCTCAAGGACAGCGGCGCCCAGGTGCGTTGCGCGCTGTTCCGGCAGAACGCCGCACGGGTGCGCCAGGCTCTCAAGGATGGCCTGGCCGTCAAGGTGCGGGGCAAGGTCTCGCTGTTTGAAGGACGCGGCGACTACCAGCTGATTCTCGATACTGTCGAGCCCGCTGGCGAAGGTGCACTGCGCCTGGCATTCGATGCACTGAAGGAAAAGCTCAGCGCCGAAGGCCTGTTCAGCGCCGAGCGCAAAGTGCCGCTGCCGGCCCATCCGCAACGCATTGGCATTATCAGTTCGCCCACCGGCGCGGTGATCCGCGACATCATCAGCGTGTTCCGCCGCCGTGCGCCCCAGGTGTCGCTGACCCTGATCCCCACCGCCGTGCAAGGCCGCGAGGCCACCGCGCAGATTGTCCGCGCCCTGCAACTGGCCGACGCCAGGGGTTTTGACGCCTTGATCCTGGCCCGGGGCGGCGGCTCGCTGGAAGACCTCTGGTGCTTCAACGAGGAAGCCGTGGCCCGTGCCGTGGATGCCTGCGTCACGCCAATCGTCAGCGCCGTCGGGCATGAAACCGATGTGTCGATCAGCGACTTTGTGGCGGACGTCCGTGCGCCCACGCCGTCGGCCGCCGCCGAACTGCTGGCACCGGACTCCAGCGACCTGCTGCGCCGGGTCGAAAGCCTGCATCGGCGCCTGGTGATGCGCATACGCGACCGCCTGATGCGCGATCGCTTGCGCCTGGAAGGCATGTCCCGCCGCCTGCGCCATCCGGGTGAACGCCTGCGCCAACAAGCACAACGCCTCGATGACCTGGACATGCGCCTGCGTCGAGCCTTCGAGCGCAGCCTCAACACCCGCCGCGAACGCTTGATCCGCCTGGAAACCCGCCTCGCCGGGCAACATCCGGGGCGGCAACTGGCATTGCTGCGCCAGCGCCTGGATAGTTTTGCCGAACGTTTGCCCCGGGCCATGCGTGAAGGGCTCAAATCCCGGCGCCTGCAGTTGCAAAGTCAGGTCCAGACCCTGCAGGTGGTCAGCCCGCTCGCGACACTGGCCCGTGGCTACAGCATTTTGCTCGATGAACGTGGCAATGCGATCCGCAGCGCCGGACAAACCCATACCGGCCAGCGCCTGACAGCCAAGCTGGGCGAAGGCCAATTGCAGGTCCGGGTCGAAGACAATCACCTGACACCCGTCACCCTTTCTCTACTGGATTGATCGATGCCGCGTTTTTTTGCTCCGCTGCTGCTGTTATGCCTGACCTTCAACGCCCACGCCGACAGTTACATCACCCGCCTGCTGAACAAGCCAGTGCCGGGTGGTGTGGCGGTGGTCGACCTCGGTTCTGCGGCGCAGGCGCCCAAAGCCAGCTACCAGGGCAAGCCGGTGTTGGTGGTCAAGGAACAGAACAACTGGCTGGCGATTGTCGGCGTGCCCCTGACCGTCAAGCCGGGTACCCAGCAAATCAGCAGCGCGGGACGCAACTTGAGCTTCGCGGTGGGTAACAAGAAATACCCGGAACAACGCATCACCCTGAAAAACACCCAGCAGGTCAACCCCAACCCGGCCAACCTCAAGCGCATCGAGAGCGAGCTGGCCGTGCAGATCCAGGCTTACCGCACTTTCAGCCCCAATACCCCGAGCAACCTGCTGCTGGACAAACCGGTCAACGGGCCACTGTCGAGCAAGTTCGGCGTGCGCCGTTTCTTCAACGGTGAAGAGCGCAATCCCCACTCGGGCCTGGACTTCGCCGTACCCGCCGGGACCCCTATCAAGACCCCGGCCAATGGCAAGGTGATCCTGATCGGTAACTACTTCTTCAACGGCAATACCGTGTTCGTCGACCACGGCCAGGGCTTCATCAGCATGTTCTGCCACATGTCGAAGATCGACGTGAAGCTCGGCCAGACGCTGGCACGTGGTGCTGTGGTCGGCAAGGTCGGCGCCACCGGCCGCGCGACCGGTCCGCACATGCACTGGAATATCAGCCTGAACGATGCGCGGGTTGACCCGGCGATTTTCATTGGGGCATTCCAGCCCTGATGGATTGGTGAGGCTAGCGGCCTCATCGCCAACTTTCAATTGCGCATTGCTCCACCCCTACGCAAACATCCAGATAATTATCAAAACAGCCCGCAATAAAATCTCGATAAAAGTGACTTTTCGAGTATTCCTATCAAAGTTTTTCGACTGCTTGCCATCTTTTCCCGGCGCGGTTAGGGTTGAAAGCATGAAAACCTCTCACACCCTCATTCAGCTTCGCCAGCACCGCAGCCTGTGCCTCGTCAGCGCACGACTGCCGGGCTGAATCGCAGCGCCTCGCCCCTAGATTTATCCAACGCAACAGTGATCCACCGGCAGGCCGCCTCTTTTCGGCCAACAACAGAATAAGGACTCCCAGATGAGCATGCTCAAAGACCCGTCTTCGAAATACCGCGCGTTCCCGACCATCGACATTCCAGATCGCACCTGGCCGTCGAAGACCATCACGTCCGCGCCGATCTGGTGCAGCTCCGACTTGCGCGATGGCAACCAGTCGCTGATCGAGCCGATGGATGCGGTGAAAAAGCTGCGCTTCTGGAAAACCCTGGTGCAGGTGGGCGTGAAGGAAATCGAAGCGTCCTTCCCGGCCGCTTCGCAAACCGATTTCGACTTCGTGCGGACCTTGATCGAAGACGGCCACATCCCTGACGACACCACCATCCAGGTGTTGACCCAGGGTCGTGAAGACCTGATCGCCCGCACCTTCGAATCCCTGCGCGGGGCGAAAAAGGCCATCGTTCACCTCTACAACGCCACCTCCCCGTCCTTCCGCCGGATCGTCTTCAACCAGGACAAGGACGGCATCAAGGAAATCGCGGTCAGCGCCGCCAAGCTGTTCGTCAAGTACGCCGCGCAGCAGCCGGAGACCGAGTGGACGTTCGAATACTCGCCAGAGACCTTCAGCGCCACTGAGCTGGAGTTCGCCAAGGAAGTCTGTGACGCGGTGATCGAGGTCTGGAACCCGACGCCGGAACACAAGATGATCCTCAACCTGCCTGCGACCGTCGAGTGTGCCACGCCGAACATCTATGCCGACCAGATCGAGTGGTTCGGCCGCCACATCAACCGTCGTGACAGCGTGCTCATCAGCCTGCACACCCACAACGACCGTGGCACTGGTGTTGCTGCCACCGAGCTGGGCCTGATGGCTGGCGCCGACCGTGTCGAAGGCTGCCTGTTCGGCAACGGCGAGCGCACCGGCAACGTCGACCTGGTCACCGTGGCCTTGAACCTCTACACCCAGGGCGTGAACCCTGAGCTGGACTTCTCCGACATCGACGGCGTGCGTAAAGTCGTCGAAGAGTGCAACCAGATTGCCGTGCACCCACGTCACCCTTATGTCGGCGACCTGGTGCACACCGCGTTCTCCGGCTCCCACCAGGACGCTATCCGCAAGGGCTTCGCCCAGCAGCAGGCGGACGCCCTGTGGGAAGTGCCGTACTTGCCGATCGACCCGGCCGACATCGGGCGCAGCTACGAGGCGGTGATCCGCGTCAACAGCCAGTCCGGCAAAGGCGGGATTGCCTACCTGCTGGAACAGGAATACGGCATCAACTTGCCGCGCCGCATGCAGATCGAGTTCAGCCAGGTGGTGCAACGC from Pseudomonas sp. S04 encodes the following:
- the xseA gene encoding exodeoxyribonuclease VII large subunit; translated protein: MIKDPFARLGLDREVLTVSQLNGRARVLLEDVFSNIWVEGEISNLARPASGHVYFTLKDSGAQVRCALFRQNAARVRQALKDGLAVKVRGKVSLFEGRGDYQLILDTVEPAGEGALRLAFDALKEKLSAEGLFSAERKVPLPAHPQRIGIISSPTGAVIRDIISVFRRRAPQVSLTLIPTAVQGREATAQIVRALQLADARGFDALILARGGGSLEDLWCFNEEAVARAVDACVTPIVSAVGHETDVSISDFVADVRAPTPSAAAELLAPDSSDLLRRVESLHRRLVMRIRDRLMRDRLRLEGMSRRLRHPGERLRQQAQRLDDLDMRLRRAFERSLNTRRERLIRLETRLAGQHPGRQLALLRQRLDSFAERLPRAMREGLKSRRLQLQSQVQTLQVVSPLATLARGYSILLDERGNAIRSAGQTHTGQRLTAKLGEGQLQVRVEDNHLTPVTLSLLD
- a CDS encoding peptidoglycan DD-metalloendopeptidase family protein; translation: MPRFFAPLLLLCLTFNAHADSYITRLLNKPVPGGVAVVDLGSAAQAPKASYQGKPVLVVKEQNNWLAIVGVPLTVKPGTQQISSAGRNLSFAVGNKKYPEQRITLKNTQQVNPNPANLKRIESELAVQIQAYRTFSPNTPSNLLLDKPVNGPLSSKFGVRRFFNGEERNPHSGLDFAVPAGTPIKTPANGKVILIGNYFFNGNTVFVDHGQGFISMFCHMSKIDVKLGQTLARGAVVGKVGATGRATGPHMHWNISLNDARVDPAIFIGAFQP
- the leuA gene encoding 2-isopropylmalate synthase, whose translation is MSMLKDPSSKYRAFPTIDIPDRTWPSKTITSAPIWCSSDLRDGNQSLIEPMDAVKKLRFWKTLVQVGVKEIEASFPAASQTDFDFVRTLIEDGHIPDDTTIQVLTQGREDLIARTFESLRGAKKAIVHLYNATSPSFRRIVFNQDKDGIKEIAVSAAKLFVKYAAQQPETEWTFEYSPETFSATELEFAKEVCDAVIEVWNPTPEHKMILNLPATVECATPNIYADQIEWFGRHINRRDSVLISLHTHNDRGTGVAATELGLMAGADRVEGCLFGNGERTGNVDLVTVALNLYTQGVNPELDFSDIDGVRKVVEECNQIAVHPRHPYVGDLVHTAFSGSHQDAIRKGFAQQQADALWEVPYLPIDPADIGRSYEAVIRVNSQSGKGGIAYLLEQEYGINLPRRMQIEFSQVVQRETDRLGLEMSAQQIHALLHSEYLQANTPYALVSHRLQEENGHSAVEVEVSSKGQGETNLHWRGKGNGALEALVAGLPIPVEIMDYNEHAIGAGTNAKAAAYIELRVNGERAVHGVGIDENITTASFKALFSALNRSLSQPQAKAA